Proteins from one Setaria italica strain Yugu1 chromosome V, Setaria_italica_v2.0, whole genome shotgun sequence genomic window:
- the LOC101755968 gene encoding cysteine-rich receptor-like protein kinase 6 produces the protein MGPHLFVAVVTIVAAVALFAPFAAGYPWQVCGTTNAFAAKSTYQANLNRLAAMLPGNASASPNLYATAVVGAVPEQVWAMALCRGDANATACGSCLAQAFRDVQNDCPYNKDATIYYDPCTLHYSDVHTLAGDDDTGPITDAYGVTNNGNVTSDQPRFNALLAALLNATADYAAFNSTRRFATGQADFFDKNFPKVYSLAQCPPDQPPALCRKCLAGIIADGLPRFLNSIGGRVLWVNCTYRFETAPFYSGPAMVRLPSPGAGAPAPGPAVETPPAAGEGRRNYNVPGIVLAVVLAVLAALNLVACLCFWRRRQRQRRPPTAEAKKPYQAEDVEMVDSMMMDVSTLRTATGDFDESNKLGEGGFGAVYKGVLPDGDEIAVKRLSDSSTQGEDELKNELALVAKLKHKNLVMLVGVCLEQQERLLVYEYVPNRSLDLILFDTENENHEKLDWRQRYRIINGIARGLQYLHEDSQLKVVHRDLKASNILLDANMNPKISDFGLARIFDRDQTQANTSQIVGTYGYMAPEYVMRGNYSVKSDAFSFGVMVLEIVTGRNNSKQSGDLLNTAWEHWEAGTVMELVDPSMNGSFPEGDVLRCFHIGLLCVQGDPAARPVMSSVVMMLGTDTISLQAPSKPGWVLRQGQQPKHGGADDVGAGLGTGMQNSL, from the exons ATGGGTCCCCACCTCTTCGTGGCCGTGGTCaccatcgtcgccgccgtcgcgctgtTTGCGCCCTTCGCCGCGGGCTACCCATGGCAGGTGTGCGGCACGACGAACGCCTTCGCGGCCAAGAGCACGTACCAGGCCAACCTCAACCGCCTCGCCGCCATGCTGCCCGGTAACGCCTCAGCGTCGCCGAACCTCTACGCCACCGCTGTCGTCGGCGCCGTGCCGGAGCAGGTCTGGGCCATGGCGCTCTGCCGCGGCGACGCCAACGCGACGGCCTGCGGCAGCTGCCTCGCGCAGGCGTTCCGCGACGTGCAGAACGACTGCCCCTACAACAAGGACGCCACCATCTACTACGACCCCTGCACGCTCCACTACTCCGACGTGCAcaccctcgccggcgacgacgacaccGGCCCGATCACCGACGCGTACGGCGTCACCAACAACGGCAACGTCACCTCCGACCAGCCCCGGTTCAACGCCCTCCTGGCGGCGCTCCTCAACGCCACCGCCGACTACGCCGCGTTCAACTCCACGCGGCGGTTCGCCACCGGGCAGGCCGACTTCTTCGACAAGAACTTCCCCAAGGTGTACAGCCTGGCGCAGTGCCCGCCGGACCAGCCGCCGGCGCTCTGCCGGAAGTGCCTCGCCGGGATTATAGCGGACGGCTTGCCGAGGTTCCTGAACTCTATCGGAGGCAGGGTGCTTTGGGTGAACTGCACCTACCGGTTCGAGACCGCGCCCTTCTACAGTGGTCCGGCGATGGTGCGGCTGCCATCACCGGGCGCtggagcgccggcgccgggaccGGCCGTGGAGACGCCGCCAGCAGCCGGTGAAG GGAGGAGAAACTACAATGTGCCGGGTATTGTTCTTGCCGTTGTGCTGGCTGTGCTAGCAGCCTTGAACCTCGTCGCCTGCCTCTGTttctggaggcggcggcagcggcagcggcggccaccAACTGCGGAAGCGAAGAAGCCAT ATCAAGCAGAGGATGTGGAAATGGTGGACTCCATGATGATGGACGTCTCGACCCTGCGAACGGCGACCGGAGATTTCGACGAGAGCAACAAGCTCGGCGAAGGCGGGTTCGGCGCGGTGTACAAG GGTGTCCTCCCCGACGGCGACGAGATAGCAGTGAAGCGGCTGTCGGACAGCTCGACGCAGGGAGAGGACGAGCTGAAGAACGAGCTCGCGCTGGTGGCCAAACTGAAGCACAAGAACCTCGTCATGCTTGTCGGCGTCTGCCTTGAGCAGCAGGAGAGACTGCTCGTCTACGAGTATGTCCCCAACCGGAGCCTCGACCTGATCCTCTTCG ACACTGAGAATGAGAACCATGAGAAGCTGGACTGGAGGCAGAGGTACAGGATCATAAATGGCATCGCTCGAGGCCTGCAGTACCTCCATGAGGACTCGCAGCTCAAAGTTGTCCACCGTGATCTCAAGGCTAGCAACATCCTGTTAGACGCGAACATGAACCCCAAGATCTCGGACTTCGGCCTTGCAAGGATCTTCGACCGGGACCAGACGCAGGCAAACACAAGCCAAATCGTCGGAACCTA TGGGTACATGGCGCCAGAGTACGTGATGCGCGGGAACTACTCGGTGAAGTCGGACGCCTTCAGCTTCGGCGTCATGGTGCTGGAGATCGTCACGGGGAGGAACAACTCCAAACAGTCTGGAGATCTCTTGAACACT GCTTGGGAGCATTGGGAGGCCGGGACggtgatggagttggtagacCCGTCCATGAACGGCAGCTTCCCGGAGGGCGACGTGTTGAGATGCTTCCATATTGGGTTGTTGTGCGTCCAGGGAGATCCGGCGGCCCGGCCAGTGATGTCTTCGGTGGTGATGATGCTCGGCACCGACACGATCAGCCTCCAGGCCCCGTCCAAGCCGGGGTGGGTTCTTCGCCAGGGACAACAGCCAAAacacggcggcgccgacgacgtcgGTGCAGGGTTAGGCACGGGAATGCAGAACAGTTTGTAG